Below is a window of Acidimicrobiales bacterium DNA.
GCTCGGCGTCACCACCACCAGCGGGCCGGGGGTGGCGTTGAAGAGCGAGACCATCGGCCTGGCCGTGAGCCTCGAGCTGCCCCTCCTCATCATCGACGTCCAGCGCGGCGGGCCCTCGACCGGCCTGCCCACCAAGACCGAGCAGTCCGACCTCCTCCTGGCCATGTACGGCCGCCACGGCGAGTCGCCGGTGCCCATCGTGGCCGCCTACAGCCCCGCCCAGTGCTTCCACGCCGTCATCGAGGCCGTCCGCATCGCGGTGAAGTACCGCACGCCGGTCTTCCTGCTCACCGACGGCTACCTGGCCAACGGGGCCGAGCCCTGGCTGCTCCCCGACGTGTCGACCCTGCCGGACATCTCGGTGCCCTTCCTGACCGAACCGAACAGCACCGACCTCGACGGTCGACCCGTCCTGCGTCCCTACCAGCGCGACGACGTCACCCTCGCCCGCCCGTGGATCGTTCCCGGAACGCCGGGCCTCGAGCACCGCATCGGCGGCATCGAGAAGGAGGACGGCACCGGCAACATCTCCTACACGCCCGAGAACCACGATCGCATGACCGCGCTGCGGGCGGCCAAGGTCGCCGGCATCGCCGACGACATCCCCCCGGTCGAGGTCACCGGTGACGTGGACGACGCCGAGCTCCTCGTCGTGGGTTGGGGCTCCACCTGGGGCGCGATCAGCGGCGGCGTCGACCGCCTCCGGGCCAAGGGCCGCCGGGTGGCCCAGGCCCACCTCACCCACCTCAACCCCTTCCCCGCCGACCTCGGCGAGGTCGTTCGCCGCTACCCGAAGGTGGTCGTCCCGGAGATGAACCTCGGTCAGCTCAGCCACCTGCTGCGCGCCGAGTACCTGGTCGACGCCCGATCCGTCAGCAAGGTCAAAGGCCTCCCGTTCACCGCCGGTGAGCTCGAGGCCGCGTTCACGGAGGTCCTCGATGACTGACACCGCCGTCCCCGTCACCACTCGCAAGGACTGGTCGAGCGACCAGGAGCCCCGCTGGTGCCCCGGTTGCGGGGACTACACCATCCTGGCGGCCGTCCAGTCGCTCATGCCCGAGCTCGGTGTGCGGCGTGAGGAGACCGTCTTCGTGTCCGGTATCGGGTGCGCGGCCCGCTTCCCGTACTACATGGACACCTACGGCATCCACACCATCCATGGCCGGGCACCGGCCATCGCCACCGGCCTGGCCATCTCGCGGCCCGACCTCGACGTCTGGGTGGTGGGCGGCGACGGCGACATGCTGTCGATCGGCGGCAACCACCTGATCCACGCCCTGCGCCGCAACGTCGACCTGACCATCCTCATGTTCAACAACCAGATCTACGGCCTCACCAAGGGCCAGTACTCCCCGACGAGCGAGGTCGGCAAGGTCACCAAGTCGACGCCCTTCGGGTCGCTCGACCACCCCTTCAACCCGGTGAGCGTGGCGATCGGGGCCGAGGCCACCTTCGTGGCCCGCACCCACGACATGGACCGGGCCCACATGCAGGAGATGCTGCGCCGGGCCCACGACCACCGCGGCGCGGCCTTCGTCGAGATCTACCAGAACTGCAACGTCTTCAACGACGGGGCCTTCGGGGCGATCACGGCCAAGCAGAACCGGGCGGCCATGCTCATCCCCCTGGTGCACGGCCAGCCGATCCGCTTCGGCGAGGACGACGAGCGCGGAGTGGTCATGGGCGCCGACGGCTCCCCCCAGATCGTCGAGGTCGCCGACGTCGGTGCCGACGCGCTGTTGGTGCACGACGAGACCGACGCCGGTCTGGCGTTCCAGCTCTCGAGGCTGGCCGAGGGCCCGACGCAGCCGACGCCCATCGGCGTCTTCCGGGCCGTCGAGCGACCCGACTACGGCCGTGGCGTCACCGAGCAGCTGGCCGCCGCCGGGGAGCAGAAGGGTCCGGGCGATCTCACCGCGCTCCTCCACTCGGGGGCCACCTGGACCGTCGACTGACTCCCGTCGACCACCGTCGGGCGGGCGCACGCCGGGCGGGCCCCGGTGCTCCGGTCACGTCCGTCCAGGCCCGCTCCGGCCCGTTCAGGTCAGGTCGCGGAAGACGAGCCCGGTGCGCGGCTTGGGCGCGAAGAACGTCGTCTTCGGCGGCATGCGGTCGGCGCCGTGGGCGATCTCGACGATCTGGCCCACCGTCGCCGGGCGCAGCAGCACCCCCGCCTGGGCGGTCCCGTCGGCGACGGCACCGCGGACCCTGTCGACCCCGTGCTGGAAGGTGACCGTCACCGAGGGAAGGGCCGCCAGCGCGACGTCGAGCCGGCTGGAGTCGAGGTCCCGGACGCCGGAGAGGCGCTCGGCGCGGGGCCGTGCAAGCCAGCAGCCTTCGGGCCGCACGACCGCCAGGGCACCCTGGTGGCGCAGGAACGCGACGGCGCCCGTCTCGGGGAGGCTGACCGGTTCCAGGGCGAAGAACGGTTGGAGCGCCGAGAGGAGGTCGACGTCGGGCGGGAGGTCGGTGAGGAGCCGGTGGATCGGGTCGACGGTCAGCTCCGCCTCGACGAGCTCCACGACGAAGCACAGCACGGCGGCCGCCCCGCCGACGGCTGGTTCGGCCCGGCGACGCTCGTCGAGGTAGGCCAGTGACGTCTCGTAGCGGTGGTGGCCGTCGGCGATGACCACGGGATGGGCGCTCACCGCGGCGCTGATGGCGGCCCGGCGCTCCGGGTCGGACACCACCCAGAGGTCGTGGGACACGCCGTCGGCCGCGGTGAAGTGCACGTCGGGGGCGCCGCCCACGTCGAGCAGGCCGGACAGGCCAGGGGCCGGAGAGAGGCCCCACACCGGGGACAGGTTGGCGGAGGTGGCGCGGAGGAGGTCGAGGCGATCGCTCTTCGCCTTCGGGGTCGTGAACTCGTGGGGGAGGATCCCGCCCTCCCCGGGTGGGGACAGCTCGAGCGCCCCGATCACCCCGGTGGTGCGCCGGCGCTCCCCGTCGACCTCGACCTCCATGCGGTAGACGCTGAAGGTCGGCTCGGGGTCGGTGACGAGGGTCCCGTCACGGCGCCACGCCCGCCAGGTGGCACCGGCGGCGGCATAGGGGTCCTCGCCGGAGCCGTCGGGCACGGGGAGGTCGATCCGCACCACGTTGTGGGGGTCGGCGTCGACCAGGGACCGGCGCTCGGCCGGGCTGATCACGTCGTACGGCGGCGCGGTGAGCGTCGCGGCCCCGGCGGGCGCGGCGGCGTAGCGGATGCCGGGGAAGGGCTCGAAGCGAGGCACTGCCCCTTCCTACCAGACCCGTCAGACCCGACTTCCGGGTGAGCTCCCGGGCCGGGCCTCCCGTCCGGAGCTCGCACCGGATCTCCCGACCGGACCTCGCGGGACCCGGCGGACCGTCGGGCCGGGCCGGTCGGCGGTCACGCCAGCGGCGATACTTCCGTCGTGGCCTGGGTGTTCGATCTCGACGGGGTGATCTGGGTGGGGGACGACGCCGTCCCCGGGGCGGCCGAGGCCGTGGCCGCGGTCCGGGCCGCCGGCGAGACGGTCGCCTTCGTCACGAACAACTCCTTCGGACGGCGCGCCGACGTCGCCGAGCGGCTCCGGCGCCACGGGGTCGACCCGGGCGACGACGTGGTCACCTCGGCCATGGCCGTCGCCGGGCTGGTGACGGCCGAGGAGCGGGTGCTCGTCTGCGGGGGCCCGGGACTGAGCGAGGAGCTCGAGGCTCGCGGCGCCGAGGTGGTGGCGTGTCGCGACGTCGTGGCCGCCGCCCCGACGGCCACCCCGGCCGGCGTGCTCCACGCCCTGGCCGACGTCGGGCCCTTCGACGCGGTGGTGGTCGGCTACCACCGTGACTTCGACTACCTGCGCATGACCGTCGCGACACGGGCGGTCGCCGAGGGCGCCCGCCTGCTGGCCAGCAACGACGACGCCACCTATCCCACGGGCGCCGGGCCGATCCCCGGGGGCGGCTCGATCGTGGCGGCGGTGGCCACCGCCTCGGGTCGCATGCCGACCGTGGCCGGCAAGCCCCACGAGCCGATCGCCGCCCTCGTGCGTCGCCGGCTCGGCCCGGAGGGCATCGTGGTCGGCGACCGGCCCGACACGGACGGCCGCTTCGCCGAGACCCTGGGCTATCGCTTCGGGCTCGTCCTCTCCGGGGTGACGTCGGCCGCCGACCTGCCTGTGCACCCGACGCCGGCGGTGGTCGCCGCCGACCTCGCCGCCCTCGTCCAGGAGGCCCTGGCGACGCCGGAGGGATAGCCTGACCGGGCGCGTCACCCGGACCAGACCGGCGGCAGCGGGCCGCGGCGCTGCAGCAGGAGGAGCCACCATGGCGAAGAAGGATCCCATCGGTCAGGCCATCAAGGCCGGCAAGGACGTCACCCAGAGCGGTCAGAAGCGCGTCGAGACGATGCTGCGCGACGTCTCCAAGGCCACCGACCGCCAGTCCAAGCAGCTCTCGAAGGCCCTCGACGAGTTCCTCGAGCGCAGCCGCCAGGAGACCGAGCGCATCGCCGAGGTCGTCGACTCCCGCATCAGGCACCAGTTCGACACCTTCGGGGTGGCCACCAAGGGCGACCTGGCCCGTCTCGAGGCCAAGGTCGACGCCCTGGCGGCCACCGGGAAGGCCGCCCGCAAGGCCCCCGCCAAGCGGGCGCCGGCCAAGCGGGCCCCGGCCAAGCGGGCGCCGGCGAAGAAGGCCGCGACCACGGCCGCGGCGTCCACCCCGCCGGCGCCGAACGGCGAGTCGACCAGCTGACGGCTCGATCGTGAGCCCCCGGCGGCGCCTCGACGCCGAGATGGTCCGCCGGGGCCTCGTCGCGAGCCGTGAGCGCGCCCGCGACGACATCGAGCGGGGCCGCGTCACGGTCGGCGGCGCGCCCGCCCACAAGGCGGCCCGGCTCGTCGACCCCGCCGAGGCGATCGTCCTGCACGGTCCCCGAGCGCGGTTCGTGAGCCGGGCCGGTGAG
It encodes the following:
- a CDS encoding 2-oxoacid:acceptor oxidoreductase subunit alpha — translated: MSTTADPTEVAEHLDRVIIRFAGDSGDGMQLTGDRFTSASAMLGNDLVTLPEYPAEIRAPAGTVAGVSAFQVHISDHDITTHGDTPDVLVAMNPAALLSEVGKLEPGATVIVNIDAFDERALTKAGYDHDPLTTGDLKAFTVLEVPMTSLTRQACEPLGVKPRDAERSKNFFALGLISWMYTRPEQPTLDWIAAKFASKPMVRDANVAAFNAGHAFGETAELIGQRYTVNPAVQPPGVYTSVNGNTATAWGLVAASQLTKLPLFLGSYPITPASDILHELAKHKNFGVRTLQAEDEIAGVGAALGAAYGGQLGVTTTSGPGVALKSETIGLAVSLELPLLIIDVQRGGPSTGLPTKTEQSDLLLAMYGRHGESPVPIVAAYSPAQCFHAVIEAVRIAVKYRTPVFLLTDGYLANGAEPWLLPDVSTLPDISVPFLTEPNSTDLDGRPVLRPYQRDDVTLARPWIVPGTPGLEHRIGGIEKEDGTGNISYTPENHDRMTALRAAKVAGIADDIPPVEVTGDVDDAELLVVGWGSTWGAISGGVDRLRAKGRRVAQAHLTHLNPFPADLGEVVRRYPKVVVPEMNLGQLSHLLRAEYLVDARSVSKVKGLPFTAGELEAAFTEVLDD
- a CDS encoding 2-oxoacid:ferredoxin oxidoreductase subunit beta, coding for MTDTAVPVTTRKDWSSDQEPRWCPGCGDYTILAAVQSLMPELGVRREETVFVSGIGCAARFPYYMDTYGIHTIHGRAPAIATGLAISRPDLDVWVVGGDGDMLSIGGNHLIHALRRNVDLTILMFNNQIYGLTKGQYSPTSEVGKVTKSTPFGSLDHPFNPVSVAIGAEATFVARTHDMDRAHMQEMLRRAHDHRGAAFVEIYQNCNVFNDGAFGAITAKQNRAAMLIPLVHGQPIRFGEDDERGVVMGADGSPQIVEVADVGADALLVHDETDAGLAFQLSRLAEGPTQPTPIGVFRAVERPDYGRGVTEQLAAAGEQKGPGDLTALLHSGATWTVD
- a CDS encoding DUF1015 domain-containing protein, with protein sequence MPRFEPFPGIRYAAAPAGAATLTAPPYDVISPAERRSLVDADPHNVVRIDLPVPDGSGEDPYAAAGATWRAWRRDGTLVTDPEPTFSVYRMEVEVDGERRRTTGVIGALELSPPGEGGILPHEFTTPKAKSDRLDLLRATSANLSPVWGLSPAPGLSGLLDVGGAPDVHFTAADGVSHDLWVVSDPERRAAISAAVSAHPVVIADGHHRYETSLAYLDERRRAEPAVGGAAAVLCFVVELVEAELTVDPIHRLLTDLPPDVDLLSALQPFFALEPVSLPETGAVAFLRHQGALAVVRPEGCWLARPRAERLSGVRDLDSSRLDVALAALPSVTVTFQHGVDRVRGAVADGTAQAGVLLRPATVGQIVEIAHGADRMPPKTTFFAPKPRTGLVFRDLT
- a CDS encoding HAD-IIA family hydrolase, with the protein product MAWVFDLDGVIWVGDDAVPGAAEAVAAVRAAGETVAFVTNNSFGRRADVAERLRRHGVDPGDDVVTSAMAVAGLVTAEERVLVCGGPGLSEELEARGAEVVACRDVVAAAPTATPAGVLHALADVGPFDAVVVGYHRDFDYLRMTVATRAVAEGARLLASNDDATYPTGAGPIPGGGSIVAAVATASGRMPTVAGKPHEPIAALVRRRLGPEGIVVGDRPDTDGRFAETLGYRFGLVLSGVTSAADLPVHPTPAVVAADLAALVQEALATPEG
- a CDS encoding phasin family protein translates to MAKKDPIGQAIKAGKDVTQSGQKRVETMLRDVSKATDRQSKQLSKALDEFLERSRQETERIAEVVDSRIRHQFDTFGVATKGDLARLEAKVDALAATGKAARKAPAKRAPAKRAPAKRAPAKKAATTAAASTPPAPNGESTS